In Neovison vison isolate M4711 chromosome 11, ASM_NN_V1, whole genome shotgun sequence, one genomic interval encodes:
- the LOC122889117 gene encoding 60S ribosomal protein L10-like, with product MRGAFGKPQGTVARVHIGQVIMSIRTKLQNKEHVIEALHRAKFKFPGRQKIHISKKWGFTKFNADEFEDMVAEKRLIPDGCGVKYIPNRGPLDKWRALHS from the coding sequence ATGCGGGGTGCCTTTGGAAAGCCCCAGGGCACAGTAGCCAGGGTCCACATTGGCCAAGTCATCATGTCCATCCGTACCAAGCTGCAGAACAAGGAGCATGTGATTGAGGCCCTACACAGGGCCAAGTTCAAGTTCCCTGGCCGCCAGAAGATCCACATCTCCAAGAAGTGGGGCTTTACTAAGTTCAATGCGGATGAATTTGAAGACATGGTGGCTGAAAAGCGGCTTATCCCAGATGGCTGTGGGGTCAAATACATCCCTAACCGTGGTCCATTGGACAAATggagggctctgcactcatga